Proteins from a genomic interval of Piscinibacter sp. HJYY11:
- a CDS encoding beta-ketoacyl-ACP synthase III produces MSKAVYVTGISRFLPNAPVENEAMEAYLGMINGKPSRARRVVLRNNGIQTRHYALEKGGTPTHSNAQLAAASIRLLFDARFTQQKLQLLACGTASPDQLVPSHAAMVHAALGGDDMEIASFAGSCAASIQALQMAYLSIASGHTENAICSGSEMLSHWMLAKYFQNEADNELALRDNPLLSFDKEFLRWMLSDGSGAIRLENKAHGDRPLKIEWIDIRSYANKMPTCMYVAGERDEAGELQGYCRFEPNEWLSKSIMSVKQDTRLLGSHIVQLAVKSLKDAAAKHDFDVATVDHYLPHISSEVFRNPLCTELKEQGIGIPLSKWFTNLAHVGNVATASMILMLEELARTKELRSGQKILITVPESARFSYGHALLTVC; encoded by the coding sequence ATGTCTAAAGCTGTCTACGTCACCGGCATCTCCCGTTTTCTCCCAAACGCACCAGTCGAAAATGAGGCGATGGAAGCCTACCTGGGGATGATCAACGGCAAGCCATCTCGGGCCCGCCGGGTGGTACTCAGGAACAATGGCATTCAGACGCGTCACTACGCGCTGGAGAAGGGCGGCACCCCGACACACAGCAATGCCCAACTGGCCGCAGCATCGATTCGCTTGCTGTTCGATGCACGTTTCACGCAACAGAAGTTGCAATTGCTCGCTTGTGGGACTGCCTCACCGGATCAACTGGTCCCGTCGCATGCCGCGATGGTGCACGCGGCGCTTGGCGGCGACGATATGGAGATCGCTTCGTTCGCAGGTTCATGCGCCGCAAGCATCCAAGCGCTGCAAATGGCCTATCTCTCCATTGCCAGTGGCCATACCGAAAACGCGATTTGCTCCGGCTCTGAGATGCTGTCGCATTGGATGCTGGCGAAATACTTCCAGAATGAAGCTGACAACGAATTGGCTTTGCGCGACAACCCCTTGCTTTCCTTTGACAAGGAATTCTTGCGATGGATGCTTTCAGATGGTTCGGGAGCCATCCGGCTAGAGAACAAGGCGCATGGTGACAGGCCGCTCAAGATCGAATGGATAGACATTCGCTCATATGCGAACAAGATGCCGACGTGCATGTATGTCGCGGGTGAACGTGACGAGGCAGGCGAACTACAAGGCTACTGCAGGTTTGAACCGAATGAATGGCTCAGCAAGTCGATCATGTCGGTCAAACAAGATACTCGTCTGCTCGGAAGTCACATCGTTCAACTTGCAGTGAAGTCGCTCAAAGACGCCGCCGCCAAACACGATTTTGATGTGGCGACCGTGGATCACTACTTGCCGCACATTTCGTCGGAAGTGTTCCGCAATCCTCTTTGCACAGAGCTGAAGGAGCAAGGCATTGGCATTCCACTTTCGAAGTGGTTCACCAACCTGGCGCATGTGGGCAATGTGGCAACCGCATCAATGATCCTGATGCTGGAGGAGCTGGCTCGGACCAAAGAGTTGCGATCCGGCCAAAAAATTCTGATCACTGTCCCGGAGAGCGCCCGCTTTTCATATGGACATGCTCTGCTGACTGTTTGCTGA